The Sylvia atricapilla isolate bSylAtr1 chromosome 30, bSylAtr1.pri, whole genome shotgun sequence region GGGATAGGGACAGCTGGGGTGACCCAGGCACCCTCATGTGCCTCTGACCTCTCCCTGCGAGCCTGGCACCTCCATTCTGTGGCTGCTctctgtgtcccagccctggcaccgcCACGGCAGCTGCTCCACCTACCAGTGTGGGACAGTCCGTGCCTCACTGTGCCTGTCCCCCCATTCTCCTCCGCAGGGGATGGGCTCCCCAGCTTAGCACCACACCTAGGTGGGACACCTGCCTTGGGCAtggccagggctgtgggaaaAGGGGAGGCAGAGGTGGGGTGACCTGAGGACACGGAGGTAGCTAGTGGGGGATGCTGGGCCCCTGGCCCCAGTGCGTCTTCGGGGGACTGGCTCGGCTTTCCCAGATCAGTGTCCTCAAAGAAAGGGACGGCGTAAATAGCCCCTCGCGACTCAATCTCCACTTGcgctctgggcagctgcagctcctccagcttttCTGCCACTGTGACAATCTCCTGGAGGAGATTCTCCTCGGGCTCTTGGGCTTGGTAttttcctgcagcctcagggAAAGAGTTTGTCCCTTCTGTGGGCAGAAAGAAAGTGGGATATTACTGCCCTGTCCTGGCTTCACAGCAGTCAGAGATGACCTCACCCCAGAGCAGGCCTGGAGCCTTGGCACCCCAGAAGGGATCCAgctctcccccttccccttctAAACAGAGTCAGCCTGGGGGAGGATCAGGCCCTCCCAGGttctggcagagctggcagagccaACAGCCCCAGTAGGAGATGTGGGCCTCAGCAGTACATGGTGGGGACAGATCCTAAACCCTGTGTTCCCCTCCCTGTGGGGATCCTTCTCGACACCCCCATCCCCACTCTGAGGAGGGCAGACATGCATGGGGAGTTAGTGTGTTACAGGGGTTGTGGAATCATGGCTCGGGTCCATCCTGCCTAACCCATGGCTTTCCCTGCTTAGAGGTGgtgaaactgaggcacagagatgTACAGCATCCCCGCACTGTGAGCCCCCATGGCCCTGAGTGGATATACATGTGGGATCAGGCAGGAGTGGAGGGAcagctcttcttccttctgtgcCCTTTATCCCCGCCGCCTCCATTCTGCCTCATGGCTCACAGGCAGTGTCTTGCCACTGCACCCAGGTCTCCTTCCTGCCCACTGCAGGAGGTACTGCCCCAAACCAGCCTGGCAGGCTGcgtcccacagccccagggacccaGGAGTGCTCCCAGGCGAGAAGGCCTGGGGGATGAACCCTCCTGAAGCCATGCCCACAGAGCTCACACAGACCGATGGTGCCATGCAGGATGTCCCTGTTCTGTCACAATAAAGTGTCACAAAGTATGGAGGACATGCAGGGCGTCCCTACTCTGCCACAGCATGCACTGTTGGGACCATGCAGAGCATCCCTGCTCTATCGGGAGGTGTCAGCATGCAGTGTCAGGACCATGCAGGTTATGCCTCCCCTATCACAGTCTATCAGCATGCAAGGCATTCCTATCCTAGCACAGCAGGCTCCGGCGGTACTAAACATCCCTGCTCCACCCTAGACGGTCCCAAACATCCCTGTTCTGCCCCAACAGCGCAGCGCCAGCACACAGAACATCCAGTGATCCCAACACAAAGCCAGCCCTGCAACacaccccagctctgctgcacccaGCGCACACGCCGGGGACATGCACCTCTGCCCAGAGGCTTCCCAAGGCCTCCCACTGGTCCCTGCTTGGGAGCATCTGCAGGCCAGGGCTGCCCCTCTTTACCTCGGAAGCAGTACGCATCGTATCTGCTCTGGGCGTCGGGGAATCCCGTCTGGTTGCGGAAGAGGAAGATGGTTTTGACGCCCGGCAGAGCCCCACCGCAGCGCTCCCGGGGGGTGACGATGGGGTAGCGGACGCTGCCGTCAGCCAGCCAGCCGGGGCTGCAGGCATCCAGCCCCGCGTTCCAGGCTGCGTAGAGCTGCCCAGGGCTCGCCAGCTCCGCGCCCAGTGCCCGGCAGCGCTGCGCCGCCTCCTCCAGCGTGAACCTCTCCGGGGCCGTCTCCAAAAAGATCTCCCCTgcaaagagaggaaggagatggGTGTCAGAGCTGAGGAGTGGGGCATGGGCTTCGGGAGCCCTCTCAGCTCCTCCGCTCTCTGCAtgtccccaggagctggcaTGGAGATGGAGACTCCAGTGTGTTGAGGCACACTTTCCTGGAGGAGGCCTGCCTTCCTGAGTGcttccctgccttcctgcctgaatccctgcctgcatccctgccTCACTGCACATGCACAGAAAGGCACGGCACAGGCACGGCTGGAGCTCTCATGCCATATGGGATTGATTCCTGCCCTTGCAAACAGACCTTTGCGACCTTGAAGCACCCATGAACGGGactgcagaggagcaggtcCATGCCCTGCACTCAGCAATTCATGTGTGGAATATTTCTAAGGAGACTGCAAATCCAGCAAACACTGTGGTGAGTCTTCACGCTGAGGTGGGCTGAGGACCACTGCCCCAAGGTACAGCCCGTATCAACCCCCACAACTGCACCTGTCTCCCTGTCCCAGCGCATCATCCCCTGCACACAAGGGACATGTCCCTCATCCCTGCCACCTGCCTGGCACCACCCAACTgaccccacagcagctgccaccaccaGTGGGTAGCCCCATCAGAACCCAGAGGAGGGACCAGCTACCCCCATGCAAACACAGCCAGGCAGGATGTGCAGCTCTGCATCTCAGGTGAAGCACAGCACACGCaccaaccaaaccccaaaccacctAACACAGTGTACTGCTGGTCTGGGGCAGATCACTGTGGGCACACCTAGCCTGAGCACTGCCTGCTGCAAGGGAGAGCGCTCCATACCCCACCAAACTGAACCAGGAATGCTTtaggaagcagcacagaaagtccCCACACGCAAGAgacagcacctgcagcccagggcagatTTTTCACTTGGGTTTACAACAGGTTACAGGGGCAAGTTAGTGTGGGAGCAAAAGCAGAGGAGGACAAGAGGTCGCTGGCAACACCACGGGCACCTGGGAAGTCCTCAGCGTAGCAGTACACATCGTACATGTCCTCTGGGTCCACCACTCCATAGTTCCTCACCCCGGGGAAGCCATTCATGTCTCCGTAACAGGCCTCACGGGGTGTCTGGATGGGGTACCTGAGGCAGGAAAGCACAGGGGAGGGCTGGTGACTCGTGGGGGAATGACTGGCTGAGGCCATGGGCAGAACGCCTGGGCAGCTGTGGTGCCCACCTGACAGTCTGGTCGGCGATCCAACCGGCGTCACACTGCTCGTAGCCCCCCAGGTAGGCAGCGTAGAGCTGCTCGGGGGTGGCGATGCTGGCGCCGATCCGGGCACAAGCCTCCTGCGCCTCGGCAAAGGTGTAGGCGTAGCGCATGGAGCCCTCCCGGTAGTGAAACACCACCCCTGGGGGCAGACACGGGCATGGGCAAGAGGCTTCgcagcagccctcacccacttGGATGCAGATGCACCCAGGGGAGCACTTGCTGACCCAGGACAGGGCCCCaacctgccccaaatcccaccacTCTCCACCTTGAAGTACCTTTGACTTTGACGTGGAGGATGTCGTGGCCGTCCTCGATGCCGTGCTGCACATCGCAGCGGTAGATCCCCGAGTCGTTGGGGCGCAGCTCGGTGAGCAGGAGAGAGGCGTTGGTGTAGCGCTGGTGAAAGATGGGCAGGGAGGCACGCAGCCGATAGTCCTCGCTCACCTTCACCCTGTCCCCCCGAGCTACTAAGATCTccacctccctgccctcagAGATGAAGGTCCACTTGACCCGGGGGGTTCCCAGGACTGCCCGGCGGCCACCTGTGCCAGCGGTGGGCTGGGGGCCAAGGTAGGTGATGAGGCAGGGGATGGTGATGTCGCCTGCCAGCACAGCGTCGAGGGCTGGGTGGCGTGGGATGGAGACCTGCAGAGCCTTGAGGTCCTCTGagggggagaagagaggagCCGTGAGCAGGACTGGTGTGAGGGCCTCCTGAGACCCCCAGTACGGGGCACCAACGGGGCAGAGTTACACAAATGTGGCCGATGATGCCGAGTTACCTGAGCCATCTCCAGGGCCAAACACCTCTGGGACCACTGTGGGGACAaacacccagagcagcagcagcagcgggagGGCTGGGGCCATGCTCTGCCCTGCAAGGggagagcaaaaagcacaagCTGTGCATAGAATCCACAAAAGCACCAAAAATCTCCCATCCCTGCGTGAGGGGAAGTGGCTGGGGAGATACCCCAGCCCATGGGTGTGGGGGATTGGGGTGATGCATGCGGCATTGGGGCACAGAGGGAGAGGTCAGCTCTGGCATGGCTGCAGGGTAACCTGGGCCCTTGGACagtggagaggagagggaaaggaaggaaatatgCCCTGCTTCACGAGAGGAAGAAGACAACATGAACAACCAGGACCATTGGCTGGGAGCCACTGGGCGCCATCCAGCCCCTCTGACCTGCCCCGGGAGCTGGgtcccctggggacagcagagtcCAGCCTGGCCCGGAGTGCACAGATGGTCTCAGCCCAagtgctggctgcagtgggcagggagGCGATGCCAGCACCAGGGCCATGTGCCCACGGTGCCACCGTGAGAAACCTCAGGAGGGGTTTGGTCAGAAAACCTCGGGGGATGTTTGGTCAGGAAGGAGGTGGTGAGGGAGGCAAGGGAGCAGGCAGTGCACGCAGATGTGCTCATGCTGCTGCACACATGCAGGCGTGCACACGCGTGTGCGTGCGCTTGTGCACATACACTGCCAGGGGTGACTTGTGGAGGGAGCTGAGGTCAGCGAGCAGCCGGGGGGGACAGCCCAATGCACACaaagcacagggcagagggggagggaaggagcaggatggCTTCTTTGCCATTCAGCTCACGCTGGAGGCTCCCCGCATGCGGGCTGGGAAAACCAAGGCTGAGCAAAGCAGCCATTATATCCCAGGCCTCTCTCAGGCTGCCTGGCACAAAGGGCTCTCACCGGTGGGCTGGGGACCAGCACTGAAAGGAGAGCCCAGTGGCCAGCACTGCCATCACCGGCCCCCAGTCCTCTCCAGGGAGCAACACGGGGGGTGACGAGCATGTCATGGGGGGGCTCTGGCTGCCCTTGCAGTCTGGCTGCTCTTGCAGCCATCCAGAGAGGACACTGATGCTGGCAATGTGGGGACATGTCCCTGCTGGATGCACTGCTCCAATACTCCCTCACCCCTCTGCAGAAGCTCCTTGGGGGGCTGGAGGCTCCTCAGCCTCCCGTGCTGGGGATGCATCGTGCCATTGCCTGGGAACAGAGCACCCAGAGACTCAGAGCAGCTTTGTAATTTATGAGCTCTTTGAGCTGTATTGATTTCAGCAGCCACAGAAGCAGCTTAGGCAGCCCCATGTCCAGTCGCTGGCTGCCAGGGACAGCCTGACAGGATGCTGTCCTGGTCACCTGTGTCCTTTCTCCATCAGTGTTCCCAGAGGGTGCCCAGGAGACCACTGCTCGAGGGAGAGGGTGTGAATACAGCCCTGGGCACCAAACACTGTGCACGCaccctccagcaccagctcccaTGGATGTATAGCCCCTGGAGTGAACATGTATGAAAATGGGTTCATACAACCCTGGC contains the following coding sequences:
- the BCAN gene encoding brevican core protein isoform X2 is translated as MAPALPLLLLLWVFVPTVVPEVFGPGDGSEDLKALQVSIPRHPALDAVLAGDITIPCLITYLGPQPTAGTGGRRAVLGTPRVKWTFISEGREVEILVARGDRVKVSEDYRLRASLPIFHQRYTNASLLLTELRPNDSGIYRCDVQHGIEDGHDILHVKVKGVVFHYREGSMRYAYTFAEAQEACARIGASIATPEQLYAAYLGGYEQCDAGWIADQTVRYPIQTPREACYGDMNGFPGVRNYGVVDPEDMYDVYCYAEDFPGEIFLETAPERFTLEEAAQRCRALGAELASPGQLYAAWNAGLDACSPGWLADGSVRYPIVTPRERCGGALPGVKTIFLFRNQTGFPDAQSRYDAYCFREGTNSFPEAAGKYQAQEPEENLLQEIVTVAEKLEELQLPRAQVEIESRGAIYAVPFFEDTDLGKPSQSPEDALGPGAQHPPLATSVSSEEEQGAAQGRGPGSTSAESPGTGRDPGQPTEPEGPTAAPAESREPGGSPGRGHESGGASSRLAAAEDAELSGDVLESRRASPLPSAPSQEEGEEQSGAVWLPSPVLPGDGSTVPAVTPWHAELPGSSSAPALGGDEAAPPPPGADRGMPAAASQEEEEEEEEQPAPSIATVEGFLATVPGEAGGCVPNPCLNGGTCVEEGAQLTCLCLPGYGGSSCERPLRRCSPGWDSFQGACYKHFSTRRSWEDAESQCRHYGGHLATILTPEEQDFLNDQYREYQWIGLNDRTIEGDFQWSDGSPLLYENWHPGQPDSYFLSGENCVVIVWHDGGQWSDVPCNYHLSYTCKMGLVQCGPPPALSNARAFGKPKQRYEIGSIARYQCRHGFTPRRSPVIRCREDGTWELPQLACRPGLAQPPNN